One Ignavibacteria bacterium genomic window carries:
- a CDS encoding choice-of-anchor J domain-containing protein, with product MNKVYIIKRMGFFATLRMTIVVIVSFFSLTTSYAQFVKFEETFDTGNIQSRGWLEVNNDSSFVVPQIRSAFTFLNLGYQNAYDGNNFYLFNFDNANPKNVIDDWLVTPYLTNIESGDTMSFWCGSIDGEFKDTIRVLISTTNNNLSSFVEIDQFKVNGSAGVWHKKSYDLSAYSGQNIYFAVNYSLQNGGALGTSSDYVWIDYFLLTSKYSTSLPETYELAQNFPNPFNPGTEITFSLPEASNVSLKVYDVTGKEVSVLANGFHQRGRYHVTFNGNNFASGIYFYKLVTPKFTHTKKMVLKK from the coding sequence GTGAATAAAGTTTATATAATAAAAAGAATGGGGTTCTTCGCTACGCTCAGAATGACAATTGTGGTCATTGTATCTTTTTTTTCTCTCACCACTTCATATGCACAATTCGTCAAGTTTGAGGAAACATTCGACACTGGAAACATTCAATCACGGGGATGGCTTGAAGTAAACAACGACAGCAGTTTTGTTGTGCCTCAGATACGAAGTGCATTTACCTTTCTAAATCTCGGCTATCAGAATGCATACGATGGGAATAATTTTTATCTGTTCAATTTTGATAATGCAAATCCTAAGAACGTAATAGACGACTGGCTCGTTACTCCATATCTGACCAATATAGAATCCGGTGACACAATGTCTTTCTGGTGCGGTTCAATTGACGGTGAGTTTAAGGACACTATAAGAGTTTTAATCTCCACAACAAACAATAATCTCAGCAGCTTTGTAGAAATAGACCAATTCAAGGTGAACGGCTCGGCGGGAGTCTGGCATAAAAAAAGCTATGACCTGTCGGCATACAGCGGACAGAATATTTATTTCGCTGTAAACTACAGTTTGCAAAACGGCGGCGCGCTTGGAACTTCGTCTGATTATGTCTGGATTGATTATTTTTTGCTCACGAGCAAATACTCAACCAGCCTACCGGAGACTTATGAGCTTGCACAGAATTTTCCTAATCCGTTCAATCCCGGAACGGAAATAACATTCAGTTTGCCTGAAGCATCAAATGTTTCATTGAAAGTATATGATGTAACAGGAAAAGAAGTCTCGGTTTTAGCAAACGGATTTCATCAGCGCGGGAGATATCATGTAACTTTCAATGGAAACAATTTCGCAAGCGGGATATATTTTTATAAGCTGGTCACTCCTAAATTCACTCATACAAAAAAGATGGTGTTGAAGAAATGA
- a CDS encoding OstA-like protein yields MKIFFLILFFLPFSLFAQEVVELKNADRLTGKVIDGKSVREAEGNVQFVQGNIRVFCNSATQFIDENRIILVGNVRIYQDTLTLTTSRGVYYGNEKRATGEGGVTLKDPNATLRADYGTYYFNEAKAIFNGDVIIRNPQYQITSKELTYYRNSEDSYAKGNVKVETDSAVITAENVDFLKRQGLSFAYQNAKLVSDSTVITADTLRDFSFENRSEASGNVTIVSENNNTVITGNFLENFEDRNYTKITGNAKLQQIEQNANGINDTLFIYSSMMEAFRDKPEKYTASGNVETIRTEFMSRSENAFYFRDAETISLTGNPVVWQNNSQMTGDSIYAELPGKQLQTIYVMKFEASERPSFLISQSDSVYFKERYNQVTGDNIIINFLNDKVNNVFSDNNSSSIYFLYEEDGKANGVNKISGVDMKVLFDSTEQVEKIIIEQDPTGQYASENNISEINLRLPGFMWRDDKPIRK; encoded by the coding sequence GTGAAAATATTTTTTCTCATATTATTCTTTCTTCCATTTTCTCTTTTTGCGCAGGAAGTTGTCGAGCTTAAGAATGCGGACAGGTTAACGGGCAAGGTTATTGATGGAAAATCGGTGCGTGAAGCGGAGGGCAACGTCCAGTTTGTTCAGGGAAACATTCGCGTATTCTGCAATTCCGCTACGCAGTTCATAGATGAAAACAGAATCATACTTGTCGGAAATGTGAGAATTTATCAAGATACTCTAACGCTCACTACATCTCGCGGTGTTTATTATGGAAATGAAAAACGCGCGACAGGTGAAGGCGGTGTCACACTAAAAGACCCCAATGCAACACTGCGTGCCGATTATGGAACATATTACTTCAACGAAGCAAAAGCAATTTTCAACGGGGATGTAATCATAAGAAACCCGCAATATCAAATCACATCAAAGGAACTAACATATTATAGAAACTCGGAAGATTCTTACGCAAAAGGGAACGTGAAAGTCGAGACGGATTCTGCAGTTATAACGGCTGAAAACGTGGACTTTTTGAAACGTCAGGGACTATCATTTGCATATCAGAATGCAAAGCTGGTTTCGGATTCAACGGTTATAACTGCAGATACGTTAAGAGATTTTTCATTCGAAAACCGTTCGGAAGCATCAGGAAACGTTACAATAGTAAGTGAGAATAACAACACTGTCATCACCGGAAATTTTTTAGAAAATTTTGAAGATAGAAACTACACAAAGATAACCGGTAATGCGAAGCTTCAGCAGATTGAACAAAACGCAAACGGCATAAACGACACTTTGTTTATTTACAGCAGTATGATGGAAGCATTCAGGGATAAACCTGAAAAATATACTGCAAGCGGAAACGTCGAGACGATAAGAACTGAATTTATGTCACGTTCGGAAAATGCATTTTATTTTCGTGATGCTGAAACTATTTCCCTTACAGGCAACCCCGTGGTATGGCAGAATAATTCTCAGATGACGGGTGATTCTATTTATGCCGAGCTTCCGGGTAAACAACTACAGACAATTTATGTAATGAAATTTGAAGCATCCGAAAGACCTTCATTTCTTATTTCGCAATCAGATTCTGTTTATTTCAAAGAAAGATATAATCAGGTTACAGGTGATAATATCATAATCAATTTTCTGAACGACAAAGTAAACAATGTCTTCTCAGATAATAACTCAAGCAGTATTTATTTTCTGTATGAAGAAGACGGCAAAGCAAATGGTGTGAATAAAATATCAGGCGTAGATATGAAGGTTTTATTTGACAGCACCGAACAGGTTGAAAAAATCATAATAGAGCAGGATCCAACCGGTCAATATGCCTCTGAGAACAACATTTCCGAGATAAATTTGCGTCTTCCGGGATTTATGTGGCGAGATGATAAACCCATTAGAAAATAG
- a CDS encoding S8 family serine peptidase yields MKLKNLLPILFIVIVTALLISSGGKTIGENNNKTNFHYDQNYIEDELIVMLKEGVDANNFASQYNRSNSIGLEPKEVLFEPYNIWLFKFDRTKSESVNALMDVMGEPNVKLVQFNHKVQSRQQVFPNDTRFNEQWDMHNTGQTGGTPDADIDAPEAWAIATGGQTVFNDTVVCADVDDGFFLTHQDGSYWKNTREIPSNGIDDDANGYVDDYDGWSAYTNSGVITSASHGTHTSGTIGAVGNNNQGVTGVNWKVKVMAVQGSSGTEATVVKAYGYVLKQKMLYLQTNGQKGAFVVSTNSSFGVDNGQPANYPLWCGFYDSLGAWGILNCGAGPNNNVNIDIVGDIPTACPSDFMISVTNTTNTDVKNSGAGFGPINMDIGAPGTSILSTTPNNNYANNTGTSMATPHVAGTVGLMYAAAGAPFITLAKNDPDSCARLFKKFIMEGVDTLASLQSLILSKGRLNLFKTISKVKIQNVPVLNAYNLTSPAAGVTINTLPGSNTPITFNWDTSATGASYRFIFGSPNATSRQISVPAGLNSVTFTSGQLNSMLAALGVATGGQLVGQWDAWAYRTLPVNDSLKAANGPRAVTLRRQTPVLSAFNLNAPASGTTIVTSVFNTGNVLFNWRRSGEGTTYKVYYDSPTFTGPPIFGMASNNGGTDTTLTIQNSALDAILGSLGLNPGDSSVGQYAVWAYNGADSLKSTQTYNITFKRQAKGDVIVLYDSTVANCRISKDSIIAGLNSRGVTYDLFNRGGNTATTGISFRGYKKVILLGEGTSVASNRVKDSLKTYLASGGTSIATKSKLIIFAEDAGYHWGRTGSTYIDVDFVSNTLGWTFVADRPTGSTGPEGLMGDRINAGLKDSTSGPWPDVIAKSTVPSLSHLYAFTRVAGNYNGVGRMANNFNVATFCVDFESLKNAVGGASGSPQRRWILGALDYVDQINPTNIEDPNAIPTVYELKQNFPNPFNPVTKINFSIPKQGFVSMKVYDITGRLIASLVNEMKSPGYYSVDFNATNLASGVYFYRLESKEFIDVKRMMLIK; encoded by the coding sequence ATGAAACTAAAAAACCTTTTACCAATTCTTTTTATTGTTATCGTCACCGCGCTGTTAATTTCTTCAGGCGGGAAAACCATCGGTGAGAACAACAATAAAACCAACTTTCATTACGACCAGAATTATATCGAAGACGAGCTTATCGTAATGCTTAAAGAAGGAGTGGATGCAAATAATTTTGCTTCACAATATAACAGATCTAACAGTATTGGTCTCGAACCCAAAGAAGTTTTATTCGAGCCGTATAATATATGGCTGTTTAAATTTGACAGAACTAAAAGCGAATCTGTTAACGCATTGATGGATGTTATGGGTGAGCCAAATGTTAAGCTTGTGCAGTTTAACCATAAAGTACAATCAAGACAACAGGTTTTTCCTAATGACACGAGATTCAATGAGCAATGGGATATGCATAATACAGGGCAGACAGGCGGAACACCTGATGCAGACATTGATGCTCCTGAAGCTTGGGCAATCGCAACCGGCGGTCAAACTGTATTTAACGATACCGTTGTTTGTGCCGACGTTGACGACGGTTTTTTCTTAACTCATCAGGACGGAAGTTATTGGAAGAATACACGTGAAATTCCAAGTAATGGAATTGATGACGATGCAAACGGATACGTAGATGATTATGATGGATGGAGTGCTTACACAAACAGCGGTGTAATAACCAGTGCATCACACGGAACACACACTTCCGGAACAATCGGTGCAGTTGGTAACAATAACCAGGGTGTCACCGGTGTTAACTGGAAAGTCAAAGTTATGGCAGTTCAAGGGTCATCCGGAACTGAAGCAACAGTTGTAAAAGCATACGGTTATGTTCTTAAACAAAAAATGCTTTATCTGCAAACGAACGGACAAAAAGGCGCATTTGTAGTTTCAACAAATTCTTCATTTGGTGTTGATAACGGTCAGCCGGCGAACTATCCTTTATGGTGCGGATTTTATGATTCACTTGGTGCATGGGGAATTTTAAATTGCGGTGCAGGTCCTAACAATAATGTTAACATTGACATTGTTGGTGATATTCCGACAGCATGCCCTTCTGATTTTATGATTTCAGTAACAAACACAACGAACACAGACGTTAAAAACTCAGGAGCAGGCTTTGGTCCTATAAATATGGACATTGGAGCTCCGGGCACAAGCATCCTTTCAACTACTCCAAATAATAATTATGCAAACAATACCGGAACATCAATGGCGACACCTCACGTGGCAGGAACAGTGGGCTTGATGTATGCTGCGGCAGGGGCGCCGTTTATAACTTTAGCAAAAAACGACCCTGACTCATGCGCAAGATTATTTAAGAAGTTTATAATGGAGGGTGTTGATACTTTAGCATCGCTTCAAAGTTTAATTTTATCTAAAGGAAGACTGAATTTATTTAAAACAATTTCAAAAGTTAAAATTCAGAATGTTCCTGTCCTTAATGCATATAACTTGACTTCACCTGCAGCAGGTGTTACAATTAATACTTTGCCCGGTTCAAACACTCCTATTACTTTTAACTGGGATACTTCGGCAACGGGCGCTTCATATAGATTTATTTTTGGCTCACCAAATGCTACATCAAGACAAATTTCGGTTCCTGCTGGATTAAATTCAGTGACATTTACATCAGGACAGTTAAATTCAATGCTTGCAGCACTTGGAGTTGCAACAGGCGGTCAGCTTGTTGGTCAATGGGATGCATGGGCTTACAGAACACTTCCTGTAAACGATTCTTTAAAAGCTGCTAACGGTCCGAGAGCAGTTACATTAAGAAGGCAAACCCCGGTTTTGTCCGCTTTCAATCTTAATGCACCTGCAAGCGGCACTACAATTGTAACTTCAGTCTTTAATACGGGTAATGTTTTATTTAACTGGAGACGTTCAGGCGAAGGAACAACATATAAAGTTTATTATGATAGTCCGACATTCACAGGTCCACCGATTTTTGGAATGGCATCGAATAATGGCGGAACAGATACAACACTAACTATTCAAAATTCTGCACTCGATGCAATATTGGGAAGCTTAGGTTTAAATCCGGGTGATTCATCCGTTGGTCAATATGCTGTATGGGCTTATAATGGGGCTGATTCACTTAAATCAACACAAACTTATAACATTACTTTCAAACGCCAGGCAAAAGGCGATGTAATAGTTTTATACGATTCAACAGTCGCAAACTGCAGAATTTCAAAAGACTCAATCATTGCAGGTCTTAACTCAAGAGGCGTTACTTATGATTTATTCAATAGAGGCGGAAATACTGCAACTACAGGTATTTCTTTCAGAGGTTACAAAAAAGTAATTCTTCTTGGTGAAGGAACTTCAGTTGCTTCGAACAGAGTAAAAGATTCTTTAAAGACATATCTTGCTTCAGGCGGAACTTCAATTGCAACAAAATCAAAGCTTATAATTTTTGCTGAGGATGCCGGTTATCACTGGGGCAGAACCGGCTCAACATATATTGATGTTGATTTCGTTTCAAACACACTCGGATGGACATTCGTTGCCGACAGACCTACCGGAAGCACAGGTCCTGAGGGATTAATGGGTGATAGAATAAACGCAGGATTAAAAGACAGCACTTCAGGTCCATGGCCTGATGTGATTGCAAAATCAACTGTTCCAAGCTTGTCACACTTATATGCATTTACAAGAGTAGCCGGTAACTATAATGGTGTTGGAAGAATGGCAAATAACTTTAACGTTGCAACATTCTGTGTTGACTTTGAATCTCTTAAAAATGCAGTCGGTGGTGCAAGCGGTTCACCTCAGAGAAGATGGATACTCGGAGCATTGGATTATGTTGACCAGATAAATCCGACCAACATAGAAGACCCGAATGCTATTCCAACTGTTTATGAATTAAAACAGAACTTCCCGAATCCGTTCAACCCTGTAACAAAAATAAACTTCTCAATTCCGAAACAGGGATTTGTATCTATGAAAGTTTATGACATAACAGGAAGACTGATTGCAAGTCTTGTTAACGAAATGAAGTCACCCGGATACTACTCGGTTGATTTCAATGCAACAAATCTTGCATCGGGAGTTTACTTCTATAGATTGGAATCAAAAGAATTCATTGACGTAAAACGAATGATGCTTATCAAGTAA
- a CDS encoding T9SS type A sorting domain-containing protein — protein MKKIFMVLAMMFLTVTIANAQPWTAYNTGQPYSLFGVDFKDANTGVAIGQGGTVLRTTDAGANWEVVWQHLTIWLNDVKWQGAGNPTWVWAVGLHGVILKSVDDGVTWTISRDSSDVLHTLRGLETWGTDNVLAVGYAGAMFQTNNGGGVWAQRTDIPWTMHSIAFSPNFLVDGRAIICGTDGLIWRSTNFGANWVSRPSGRYDYLNDVVFLDPDVAMICGNNGTVLRSTNWGFSWSLIDFSSITIEHLRSIDQFFDGIARKVTVVGDHGKILTSNDNGFVWFDQLNADGRHLYGVSLYSLTNATAVGEVGTGVTGAMFVTFANGAVGISQNGTTVPSKFELSQNYPNPFNPSTKINISVPFTSPVKLTVFDITGKEVASLFNGTLSAGNYTYDFNATNLASGIYMYQLTTNNFVETKRMTLIK, from the coding sequence ATGAAAAAAATTTTTATGGTTTTAGCAATGATGTTTTTAACTGTAACCATTGCAAATGCTCAACCATGGACAGCCTACAATACGGGACAGCCGTATTCATTATTCGGTGTTGACTTTAAAGATGCAAACACCGGTGTTGCTATCGGTCAGGGCGGAACAGTATTGAGAACCACGGATGCAGGCGCAAACTGGGAAGTTGTCTGGCAGCATTTAACAATCTGGCTCAATGATGTTAAATGGCAAGGCGCAGGAAATCCGACATGGGTTTGGGCGGTTGGCTTACACGGTGTAATTTTAAAATCTGTTGATGACGGTGTTACATGGACCATTTCAAGAGATTCTTCTGATGTATTGCATACATTAAGAGGACTTGAGACATGGGGAACAGACAACGTTCTTGCAGTTGGTTATGCAGGAGCAATGTTCCAGACAAACAATGGTGGTGGAGTTTGGGCTCAGCGAACCGATATCCCTTGGACAATGCATTCAATTGCATTCTCACCTAACTTCTTAGTTGATGGTAGAGCTATTATCTGCGGAACAGACGGTTTAATCTGGAGGTCAACAAACTTCGGAGCAAACTGGGTATCAAGACCTTCAGGCAGATATGATTACCTGAATGATGTTGTTTTCTTAGATCCGGATGTCGCAATGATTTGCGGTAACAACGGAACAGTTTTAAGAAGCACCAACTGGGGATTCAGCTGGTCGCTTATTGATTTCTCATCAATTACAATTGAGCATTTGCGTTCAATTGACCAGTTCTTTGACGGTATTGCCCGCAAAGTTACTGTAGTTGGTGACCATGGAAAAATCCTGACATCAAACGATAATGGTTTCGTTTGGTTTGATCAGTTAAATGCTGACGGAAGACATTTATACGGAGTTTCTTTATACTCATTAACAAATGCAACTGCAGTAGGTGAAGTCGGAACAGGCGTTACCGGCGCAATGTTCGTAACATTCGCAAACGGTGCAGTAGGCATCAGCCAGAACGGAACAACAGTTCCTTCAAAATTTGAGTTGAGCCAGAACTATCCTAATCCGTTCAACCCAAGCACTAAAATTAATATTTCAGTTCCTTTCACAAGTCCTGTTAAATTAACTGTGTTTGACATAACAGGAAAAGAAGTTGCTTCATTGTTTAACGGAACATTGAGCGCAGGAAATTATACATATGATTTCAATGCAACAAATCTTGCCTCAGGAATTTATATGTATCAGTTGACAACAAACAACTTTGTTGAAACGAAAAGAATGACTCTTATTAAGTAA
- a CDS encoding YCF48-related protein, with amino-acid sequence MKRFFFALFLVFATVESTQAQPWTLYQTGVPYSLFAVDFKDANTGLAVGQGGTIIRTIDGGQSWNLVYQHLTIWLNDVKWQGAGNPTWAWAVGLNGVILKSTNDGANWTVSKDSTDVLHTLRGLETWGVDNVLAVGYAGAMFQTNNGGAVWTQRTDIPWTMHSIAFSPNFAIDGRAIISGTDGLIWRSTNFGVNWVSRPSGRFDYLNDVVFINPDVAMICGNNGTILRSTNWGHTWSVNLQFLTSEHLRSIDMFTDGINTKITTCGDHGKIMTSNDLGFTFIDQLNLETRHMYGVSLRSLLEGTAVGEIGSGAAGAMYVTSANGAVGISQIGTGVPDKFELKQNYPNPFNPSTKINFSIPFAGPVKLAVYDISGKEIASLVNEKLNVGTYEYEFKAGNLASGVYFYKLITNDFVQTKKMTLIK; translated from the coding sequence ATGAAAAGATTTTTCTTCGCTTTATTTTTGGTGTTTGCCACAGTCGAAAGCACCCAAGCACAACCCTGGACATTATATCAAACCGGAGTTCCATATTCGCTTTTTGCAGTCGATTTTAAGGACGCAAATACCGGTCTTGCTGTAGGTCAGGGAGGAACCATCATAAGAACAATAGACGGCGGTCAAAGCTGGAATCTTGTATACCAGCATTTAACAATCTGGCTTAATGATGTTAAATGGCAGGGCGCGGGGAATCCGACCTGGGCTTGGGCAGTCGGTCTTAACGGGGTTATCTTAAAAAGCACTAATGATGGCGCAAATTGGACAGTCTCAAAAGACTCGACGGATGTTTTGCATACCTTGCGGGGTCTTGAAACATGGGGAGTTGATAACGTTCTTGCTGTCGGTTACGCAGGAGCAATGTTTCAGACTAATAACGGTGGTGCGGTGTGGACACAAAGAACAGACATTCCGTGGACAATGCACTCGATTGCTTTCTCGCCGAACTTTGCAATTGACGGAAGAGCAATAATAAGCGGGACTGACGGATTAATATGGCGTTCAACCAACTTCGGAGTTAACTGGGTATCACGACCTTCCGGAAGATTTGATTATCTTAATGACGTTGTTTTCATAAATCCGGATGTAGCAATGATATGCGGAAACAACGGAACGATTTTACGTTCAACAAATTGGGGGCATACCTGGTCGGTTAATCTGCAATTTCTTACAAGCGAACATCTTCGCTCTATAGATATGTTCACTGACGGAATAAACACTAAGATTACCACCTGCGGAGACCACGGAAAAATTATGACTTCGAATGATTTGGGTTTTACATTCATCGACCAGCTCAACCTTGAAACACGTCACATGTACGGTGTATCATTAAGGTCATTGCTTGAAGGTACTGCAGTTGGTGAAATAGGAAGCGGGGCTGCAGGAGCAATGTATGTTACAAGCGCTAACGGTGCAGTTGGAATTTCTCAAATCGGAACCGGCGTACCGGATAAATTTGAGCTTAAACAAAATTATCCTAATCCCTTTAACCCAAGCACGAAGATAAATTTTTCAATTCCTTTTGCAGGACCTGTTAAGCTGGCAGTATATGATATATCCGGGAAAGAAATTGCCTCATTGGTAAATGAAAAATTAAACGTTGGAACTTATGAATATGAATTTAAAGCAGGTAATCTTGCAAGCGGAGTTTATTTCTACAAACTGATTACAAATGATTTTGTTCAGACAAAAAAAATGACTCTTATTAAATAA
- the kynU gene encoding kynureninase → MYTTDKNYAKDADKNDPLREFRNRFHIPRDKDRNEVIYLCGNSLGLQPFITKAYVEQELEDWKNLGVEGHLHAQNPWLPYHEFLTEKTAALAGAENEEVVNMNSLTVNLHLMMVSFYRPTNERYKILIEGNCFPSDHYAVQSQIRFHGFGVADALIEAKPREGESITRMDDILEIIDREGDKIALIMIAGVNYYSGQLFDMKGITEAGHKKGCIVGFDLAHAIGNVPLYLHDWDVDFAVWCNYKYMNGGPGAIGGAFINKKHVQDATLPKFLGWWGHDKGTRFLMDSKYIPIPTAESWQLSNPPIFQLAALKASLDVFYEANIEKLREKSVQLTGYMEYLINEKNKEHNNLIEIITPANPDARGCQLSLRAKENGKIMHDRLIKECVFCDWREPDVIRVAPVPLYNTFEDVYCFVEILFKQEKN, encoded by the coding sequence ATGTACACAACAGATAAAAATTACGCAAAAGACGCTGACAAAAACGACCCGCTGAGGGAATTCCGCAACCGGTTTCATATTCCCCGTGATAAAGACCGTAATGAAGTTATTTATCTTTGCGGAAACTCACTTGGACTTCAGCCGTTCATAACTAAAGCATATGTTGAACAAGAACTGGAAGACTGGAAAAACCTTGGCGTCGAAGGTCATCTTCATGCGCAAAACCCGTGGCTGCCGTATCACGAGTTCTTAACCGAAAAAACCGCTGCGCTTGCGGGAGCAGAAAACGAGGAAGTTGTGAACATGAACTCGCTTACGGTCAACCTGCATTTAATGATGGTATCATTTTACAGACCAACAAATGAACGTTATAAAATATTAATTGAAGGAAATTGTTTTCCTTCCGACCATTATGCAGTTCAATCACAGATAAGATTTCATGGTTTCGGTGTTGCGGATGCATTGATTGAAGCAAAGCCGAGAGAAGGCGAATCCATCACAAGAATGGATGACATTTTGGAAATCATTGACAGGGAAGGAGATAAGATTGCTTTGATAATGATTGCAGGAGTGAATTATTACTCCGGGCAATTGTTCGACATGAAAGGAATTACTGAGGCAGGACATAAAAAAGGATGCATTGTTGGTTTTGATTTGGCTCATGCAATAGGAAATGTGCCATTGTATTTGCATGACTGGGATGTTGATTTTGCTGTGTGGTGTAATTATAAATATATGAATGGCGGTCCCGGCGCAATAGGCGGAGCTTTTATAAATAAAAAGCACGTTCAGGATGCAACACTTCCGAAATTTCTAGGATGGTGGGGACATGATAAGGGAACAAGATTCTTAATGGACTCGAAATATATTCCGATTCCAACTGCTGAAAGTTGGCAGTTAAGCAATCCTCCGATTTTTCAATTAGCGGCATTAAAAGCATCTCTTGATGTTTTTTATGAAGCTAATATAGAAAAACTGAGAGAAAAAAGTGTGCAGCTTACTGGTTATATGGAGTATCTAATAAACGAAAAAAATAAGGAACATAATAATTTAATAGAAATTATTACACCCGCAAATCCCGATGCGCGGGGCTGTCAATTGTCATTAAGAGCAAAAGAAAACGGAAAAATTATGCATGACAGATTGATTAAGGAATGCGTTTTTTGTGACTGGCGTGAACCGGATGTAATACGCGTTGCTCCTGTTCCGTTATATAATACTTTTGAGGATGTATATTGTTTTGTGGAGATATTGTTTAAGCAAGAAAAAAATTAA
- a CDS encoding cyclase family protein, translating into MKLSIEINNKNYSVDVSAPLEISIPVNFNAEQPNTYDVELATSFPYQAGDIIGDTRQGGSCNFEKVTLIPHCNGTHTECVGHITDKRIYVNDVLKNIFMIGELITVEPVNADKTKDNYDPKFNGTDKVITRESIEKKIKKNDNVKALMIRTLPNDDSKKIRRYMQNEPPFFSNGAMSYINELGIEHLLADLPSVDRTFDEGKLSNHHIFWNVKQESHDVEKNNHSLKTITEMIYASNEITDGKYLVSIQIPDWKSDAAPSRVFLYNLQ; encoded by the coding sequence ATGAAGTTATCCATTGAAATAAATAATAAAAATTATTCAGTTGATGTTTCAGCACCTCTTGAAATATCCATACCTGTTAATTTCAACGCAGAACAGCCGAACACATATGATGTCGAGCTTGCGACTTCATTCCCATATCAGGCGGGTGATATAATCGGCGATACACGTCAGGGCGGAAGCTGTAACTTTGAAAAAGTTACCCTTATCCCTCATTGCAACGGCACACACACCGAATGCGTCGGTCACATAACCGATAAAAGAATTTATGTAAATGATGTTCTGAAAAATATTTTTATGATTGGGGAATTAATTACCGTAGAACCTGTTAATGCAGATAAGACTAAAGATAATTATGACCCAAAGTTCAACGGCACAGATAAAGTCATTACACGAGAAAGCATAGAGAAAAAAATTAAAAAAAATGATAACGTAAAAGCTTTAATGATAAGAACTTTGCCGAACGATGATTCCAAAAAAATCAGAAGATACATGCAAAACGAACCGCCATTTTTTTCTAATGGCGCGATGAGTTATATTAATGAACTCGGCATTGAGCATCTGCTTGCAGATTTGCCTTCAGTTGACAGAACATTTGACGAAGGCAAGCTGTCTAATCATCATATTTTTTGGAACGTTAAACAAGAAAGTCACGATGTCGAAAAGAATAATCATTCATTGAAAACAATTACTGAAATGATTTATGCATCAAATGAAATAACTGATGGAAAATATTTGGTGAGTATTCAGATTCCCGATTGGAAATCAGATGCCGCACCAAGCAGAGTATTTCTTTACAATTTGCAATGA